The nucleotide window GCAGGCTCTGGATGCAGGTGCGCACGGGATCGTGATCCCGAAGGCCGAGGACACCACGGAGATCGAGCGACTCGTGAGCGCGACTCGGTACGAACCGGGCGGCCGCGGCAAGTGCCCGCAGACGCCCGGCGCCGGCTTCCTTGCCACCGAGTGGGAGGTGCGGGCCGCGCATCACAACCAGAACGTGCTGCTCATACCGCTGTTGGAGACGATGGCGGGGATCGAGAGCGCCGGACAGATCGCGGCCATCGAGGGCATCGACTACCTGTTCTTCGGCCCCGCCGACCTGTCCCAGGATCTCGGATTGGACATGTACGCCGACCGAGACAAGATCCGCGAGATCTTCATCGGTGTCCAGTCCGCTATTCGTCCGACCGGTGCGCGGATCGGTGCGCCCGTCGGATTCGGCCTCGACGAGGAGGCCGACTTCCTCACGATCGGATCCGACGTCGGCCACATCCGGACCAAGGCCGTCGAGGGGCTGTCACGGTTCCGGCCCGCAAACCAGTGATTATGCCGTGGATACGAGGAGGCTCGAGATGGACATCAATGCCAGGAGTGTCGGGCGCGTGACCGGCAAGAACAGCACCGTTGACGACGCCATCCGTGCGTTCACCGCCGGGGAGCTGGTGATCATCGTCGACGACGCATCGCGGGAGAACGAAGGCGACCTCGTCGTCGCCGCAGAATTCGCCACCGCAGCGCATCTGAACACGATGATCAACGAGGGGCGCGGCCTGGTCTGCGTCGCGGCTGACGGTTCCATCATCGACAGGTTGAATCTGCCGCAGATGGTCGAGTCGAACAGTGACAGCCACGGCACTGCATTCACGGTGTCGGTCGACTCCGTGGCCACCGGAACCGGCATCTCGGCCGCGGACCGAGCCACCACCGTACGCGCCATCGCCGATCCGGCCACCCAGCCGGCGCAGCTCCGACGACCCGGCCACATCTTCCCGCTTCGCGCGGTCGACGGCGGTGTACGGGTTCGGCGCGGGCACACCGAGGCCTCGGTGGACCTCGCCCGATTGTCCGGTCTGACACCGGCGGCCGCCATTTGTGAGGTGCTCGACGACGAGGGGTCCGCGGCCGACGGCGCCTACCTCCGTCGGTTGGCGCGCCGTCTCGACATCCCGCTGATCACGGTTGCCGAACTCGTCGCCCACCTCGACGCGCCTGACCACGTAGAGCCTCCTGTCGGTGCACGACTCCCCACGCGCTACGGGACCTTCTCCGCGGTGGCTCACCGAGACAGCAGCGGCACCGAACACCTGGCCCTCATTCTCGGGGATTTGGCGACGGTCGACGCTCCGCTGGTCCGCGTGCACTCCGAGTGTTTGACAGGCGACGTACTCGGTTCATGGCGGTGTGACTGTGGCGATCAGCTGGACCTCGCCCTCGCCGAGATCGGCGCCGCAGGAGTCGGGGCGGTCCTGTACGTGCGGGGGCACGAGGGTCGCGGGATCGGTCTCTTCGAGAAGATCAAGGCCTACGCCCTCCAGGACACGGGTTACGACACCGTCGAAGCCAACGTGCTCCTCGGGCATCCCGTCGACGCTCGCGACTACGGACCCGCAGTGGACATGCTGCGCATGCTCGAACTCGGTCGTGTCCGCCTGCTGAGCAACAACCCGGACAAGCTAACAGCACTGGAGCGGGCCGGCATCGAGGTCGAACTCGTTCCGCTCCGAACCCCCGTCCGAACGGACAACAGAGCCTATCTCGAGACGAAAACCCGGCTCCTCGGACACGGGCTCGACGGTCCGACCGGGTGCGCACCTGCACCGGAGCCCCCCACCCGGCAGTTCGGGACTACAGATGGCGACATCACCGCACTCGAGTCCACCGGACACGCGAAGAGAAAGGAATCCGCATGACCGACCTACAGGAGCCCGTGAGCACGGAGGTACTACGGGACGTGTGTGGCCGCTGGGCCACCGGGGTCGCCGTTGTCACCGGCCGTGACACCGACGGCAGCCCGTTGGGGATGGCGGTCAACTCGTTCACCTCCCTGTCGCTCACCCCTCCCCTGATCCTGTTCTGCCCCGGGCTCTCCTCGAGCACCTGGCCGGGAATCCGGGCGACCGGGCGATTCGCGGTGAACATCCTCGGTGCCGAGCAGGCGGCGCTCGCCGGCGCCTTCGCCCGCTCGGGTGGGCCGAAATTCGATGGGGTGGAACTCGACTCACTCCCGGACGGATTACCGGCCCTCCGCGGAGCCATCGCCCGCCTGGTGTGCGACATCGAAGAGATCCATCCCGGCGGTGATCACGAGATCGTCGTCGGACGAGTTACCCATACGGTGCAGGACGAGCGTCCGCCGCTGTTGTTCTACCGGGGGCGTACCTCACCCATGACCTCCAGCTGAGCGAGGTCCGATCCACGAGCTCAGGCTCTTCCCGATGGTTGGCTTCGACCGTCGGGTGCCAGGCGACGACCGCCGGCGCAGGCGATCTGCACGCGAGACCCCCACGACCTAGACGAGGAACAACCCGGTGTTTGACAAGATTTTGGTGGCCAATCGCGGCGAGATCGCTGTTCGAGCCTTTCGTGCCGCATACGAACTCGGAGCCGCGACGGTGGCGGTGTTCCCGTATGAGGATCGAAACTCCACCCATCGGCTGAAGGCCGACGAGTCTTATCAGATCGGTGCGCCGGGCCACCCGGTGCGGGCCTATCTGTCGGTGGAGGAGATAGTCGCCGCGGCACGCCGGTCGGGGTCGGATGCGATCTACCCGGGCTACGGATTCCTGTCCGAGAATCCGGATCTCTCCGCGGCCTGTGAGGCGGCCGGGCTCACGTTCATAGGGCCGCCCACCGAGGTGCTGGAGCTGACCGGGAACAAGGCCCGAGCAGTGGCAGCAGCGCGGGAAGCCGGCCTGCCGGTGCTGGCGTCATCCGCTCCGTCGGCCGATGTCGATGAGTTGCTGGCCGCCGCAGAGGCGATGTCGTTCCCGGTGTTCGTCAAGGCCGTAGCCGGCGGCGGTGGTCGGGGGATGCGCCGGGTTGCGGAAGCCGAGGAGTTGGGCGAGGCGATCAGGGCAGCATCACGAGAAGCGGAGTCGGCGTTCGGTGACCCGACGGTGTTCCTCGAGCAGGCGGTGATCAACCCGCGCCACATCGAGGTACAGATCCTGGGCGACACCCAGGGGAACGTGATCCACCTCTTCGAGCGGGACTGCAGTCTGCAACGACGGCATCAGAAGGTGATCGAGCTCGCCCCGGCGCCGAATCTGTCCGCGGAACTGCGAGCGAAGATCTGCGCGGACGCCGTCGCCTTCGCCCGTCACATCGGCTACTCGTGTGCCGGCACCGTCGAGTTCTTGTTGGACGAGCGTGGTCAGCACGTGTTCATCGAGATGAATCCTCGAATCCAGGTCGAACACACGGTGACCGAAGAGATCACCGATGTCGATCTGGTCCAGTCGCAAATGCGGATCGCCTCCGGCGAGACGCTGGCCGATCTCGGTCTGTCGCAAGACCGGTTGCAGATTCGTGGCGCCGCCCTGCAATGCCGCATCACCACGGAGGACCCGACGAACGGCTTCCGGCCCGATACCGGCCGCATCACCGCCTACCGCACTCCAGGTGGTGCGGGCGTGCGTCTGGACGGTGGTGCCACACTGGGCGCCGAAGTCAGCGCTCACTTCGATTCGATGCTGGTGAAGTTGACGTGCCGGGGTCGCGACTTCGACACCGCGGTCGCCCGTGCGCGCCGCGCGGTCGCCGAGTTCCGCATCCGTGGAGTCGCCACGAATGTGCCTTTCTTACAGGCGGTCCTCGACGACCCCGAGTTTCGAGCCGGCCGGATCACCACCGCGTTCATCGAGCAACGTCCGGAGTTGTTGACCGCACGGGTGTCCGCGGACCGGGGCACGAAGATCCTCACCTACCTCGCCGACGTGACGGTCAACCGGCCACACGGCGAGCACCCGATCGCGGTCGATCCACGAGACAAACTGCCAGCGCTGACCAGGCCAGGGCCGGCCTCACCGCCGGCGGGCTCCCGGCAACGACTGCTCACACTGGGTCCCGAGGGCTTTGCCGCCGACCTACGGGCCCGCCCGCAACTCGGAATCACCGACACCACTTTCCGTGACGCGCACCAATCACTGCTGGCCACCAGGGTCCGGACCAGCGACCTGTTGGCCGTGGCGCCGTATGTGGCGGCGTCGACGCCGGAGCTGTTGTCGGTGGAGTGCTGGGGTGGCGCAACGTATGACGTGGCCCTGCGCTTCCTCAAAGAGGACCCGTGGGAGCGGCTGGCGGCACTGCGCGAAGCGATCCCCAACATCTGTCTCCAGATGCTGCTGCGCGGCGCGAACACCGTCGGATACACCCCGTACCCGACGTCGGTGACCACTGCCTTCGTCGACGAGGCCGCCGCGACCGGTGTCGACATCTTCCGGATATTCGATGCACTGAACAACGTCGAGGCGATGCGACCGGCCATCGACGCCGTGCGCGCAACCGGTACCGGCGTCGCCGAGGTCGCGATGTCTTACACCGGCGACCTCGCCGACCCGGGTGAGAATCTGTACACCCTCGACTACTACCTGCGCCTGGCCGAAGACATCGTCTCCGCAGGCGCACACATCCTGGCGATCAAGGACATGGCCGGACTGCTCCGCGCCCCGGCCGCCACCCGACTCGTCTCGGCCCTGCGTCGGGAATTCGACCTCCCGATCCATGTGCACACCCACGACACCCCGGGCGGACAGCTGGCCACCTACCTCGCGGCATGGGAGGCAGGCGCGGACGCAGTCGACGGCGCGTCGGCGCCGTTGGCAGGAACCACCAGCCAGCCCTCGCTATCGGCGATCGTGGCGGCAACCGCGCACACCCCGCGCGACTCCGGACTCGACCTCGCCGCCGTGTGCGACCTCGAACCTTACTGGGAATCGGTACGGAAGGTGTACGCGCCGTTCGAATCCGGTTTGCCCGCACCCACCGGACGGGTTTACCACCACGAAATCCCCGGCGGGCAGTTGTCTAACCTGCGCCAGCAGGCCATCGCGCTGGGGCTCGGCGACCGCTTCGAGGCGATCGAACACGCCTACGCTGCGGCCGACCGCATGCTCGGTCGGCTGATCAAGGTCACCCCCTCCTCAAAGGTCGTCGGTGACCTGGCCCTGGCCCTGGTCGGCGGAGGAATATCCGCCGCGGGATTCGCCGAAAACCCCTCGGCCTACGACATCCCGGATTCGGTCGTCGGGTTCCTCCGGGGTGAGCTCGGCGATCCTGCGGGCGGTTGGCCAGAACCCCTGCGCACCAGAGCACTTGAGGGTCGCGCAGCCGCATCGCAGGTCAACACCCTCTCCGATGCCGACGAGCAGACGTTGCGTCAGCCCGGGCGCGACCGGCAGGAATTGTTGAACCGCTTGCTCTTTCCCGCACCGACGAGCGAGTTCGAACAGCACCGCAACACCTACGGCGACACCTCCCTACTCTCGACCGCCCAGTTCTTCTACGGGTTGCGCTATGGGGAGGAGCACAGTGTCGAACTCGAACCAGGCGTGGATCTGCTCACCGGACTCGAAGCCGTCAGCGAGCCCGACGACCACGGCATGCGAACGGTGATGGCCATCCTCAACGGGCAGTTGCGACCGGTGCAGGTTCGCGATCGAGCCGTCGGCGTGGAGATCCCCGCTGCGGAGAAGGCCGAACCCGGCAATGACCTCCATGTCGCGGCCCCCTTCGCCGGTGTCGTCACCGTCGCCGTGGCCGTCGGAGACGACGTCGAACCCGGCACCACCATCGCCACCATCGAAGCGATGAAGATGGAAGCCGCCATCACCACCCGCAAGGGGGGAACGGTCGCTCGCGTTGCCATCACCTCGACCGCGCAAGTCGAAGCCGGTGACCTCGTCATCGAACTGAGCTGACGGGTCGGGCGCCCTCACCACAAACGAAAGAACTCTGTCATGTCCAGCGAATCATCATCGCACGCATCCTCTTCCGCTGAGAATCGTCCGATGCTCGAGCGATATGACCTAGCCCTTATCGAGCATTTTGCGCGCTGGTTACCCTTCGGCGGGCCCTCGGCTCAGACCGTGTTCGAGGAGTTCGGTATCCCCCTGGAGACCGCGTACCGCCGAATGCTCGCTCTGACCGAACCCAAGGTCCTCAAGCGGGTGCCCAGTGAGCATCTCAAGAGCCTGACGGCGGTGGCCGCCTATCGGGTCACGTTGGTTCGCAACGTTCGACGTGCCTCTAGCACGCGTCGTTGACCGCATGAATAATCAAGCCGGCCGACCTGTTCGGTCGGCCGGCTTGAGATGTCAGCCTCAGGCAGCGCCACGCTCCATTGGCGGGCTGCTGCATTCGGTCACCCGGTATGCACCGTGACGATGTTCTCGACGGGCTCTCGTCCAATCCGATAGCGGTAGGCGGGTGCGTTCGGGTCCGGTCGTCCGAACGAGATGCCGAACAAGAGCTTCGATTCGTCCGAGATCCCCAGCTCCTCGCGCACGGTGTCGGCGAACATCCCGAGGGTCGTCTGCGGTACGCCCGAGAGACCTCGGGCTGCCAGAGCAAGGAGAAAGGTCTGTGCGAACATGCCCACGTCGGAAGCCACGCGCACGGAGTCTCCGACTGCGGGCATGAAGAGGAACGCCGCGTGCGGTGCACCGAAGAAGTGAAGATTCTGGACGGAAACCGAACGACGCTTCTTGTAGTCCTTCCGCTCGACTCCCAATGCCTCGTGATAGGAAGCGCCTTGGGCCTGCCGGCGCTCCCCCAGTGCGCCCTGGTACGCCGACGCATCGAAGGTGAAGTCGGGAGTCGGGGGGGACTTCTCTTCGGCCTCCAGCAGTGCGGCGACGAGACGGTCCCGAGCGGCGCCGGAGACGATGTGGACCTCCCACGGCTGGGTGTTGCAATTCGACGGCGACCACGACGCATCGGCCAGCGCCTCGCGCAACGTCTCCTCATCCACGGGCTCCGGTAAGAAGCTGCGATAGGAACGACGTTCGCGGACGAGCGTTTGAAAAGGTCTCGTCAAGTCGGTGTCGTCCTCGGCCACCTCGAGGTGCCGAGCCATCTAGCCACTGCCCTTCTCGGCAAGCGCCGCTCGGCGATAGCTGGCCGCCGGGTGCCGATCGTTGACGCGGGCTGAGCCGAACCACTTGTCCCGCAGGGTCCCCGGAGCGTACTCGGTCTGCATGAGCCCGCGCGCCTGCAGTACGGGCACCGCGTACTGGGTGAAGTCGGCGACTTCACCCGGGCCGTTGATGAACGACAAATTGATTCCGTCAAGACCCGCAGCCGCCCACTCTTCGATACAATCGGCGACCTGCTCTCCGGTGCCCACAACGTGCGGTGTCATGGGCTTCTGGATCACCTCGCGGAAGGTCCACTGCTTGTTCGGTGCCGCCTCGGCCAGGGCCCGGACTGCTCCCTGCATCGCATCCGTATTCAGATCGCCGATGGGAGAGTCGAGATCGAGTCCGCTGAGATCGAGTCCCATGGCGGAACTCTGGTAGGCGAGACTCGCTTCGTCACTCAGGTATGCCCGCATCTCGTCTGCCTTGCGCTGGGCCTCTTCTTCCGTGGGCCCGACGATGGCGGAAATGGCTTGGAAGATCAGGATGTCACCCGGATCGCGGCCCGATTCCTCGGCGAGCTTACGCACATCCTGGACAAAAGTGGCCGCGCCCTGAGGGCTCTTCGCCGAGATGAAGATCGCCTCCGCGTTCCGCGCCGCGAATGATCGCCCCGTGCTAGACGAGCCCGCCTGGAAAATGACCGGCATCCGCTGCGGCGACGGTTCGACGCACAGCGGTCCCGCTGACCGGTAGAACTCGCCGACGTGATCGATGGAATGCACAGCAGTCGGGTCTGCGTAGATCCCGGTCTCTGGATCACGGATGACCCCGCGATCCTCCCAGCTACCTTCGAGCAGCTTGTAGCAGACATCGACGTACTCTTCGGCCCGCGCATACCTCTGGGCATGATCGGCGACTTCCTCGAATCCGACGTTGCGCCATGCCGACCTCTGGAACGACGTCACGACATTCCAGGCAACCCGGCCCTGCGTGAGATGATCGAGGGTGGCGACGCGTCGCGAGAAGCTGTAGGGATGCTCCTGGATGACGTTCGCGCTGAACGCGAAACCGAGGTTCTCGGTGACCGCGGCAAGTGCAGGCACCAGCGCGCTGGGGTCGTTGATCGGGAACTGCACACCGCGACGGACGGTTGCGTCTCGCGAGCCCTCATAGGTGTCGTAGACACCGGAGTGGTCCGCCCAGAAGATGGCGTCGAACCGCGCCTCTTCGAGGGTACGGGCCAGGTCCATCCAGGACTTCAACGACCGGTAGTCGTGATCAGCACCCAGCGGCTGATTCCACGGCGAACCCGGGAATCCCGCCGGGGCGTTGGTCGTGAACATACAGAAACGGAGGGGCCCTTTTGACTGCGGCGTGTCCGAATTCGATTCGCGCATACTAAATTCCTTTAAATTTACTGTCATTACGGATGATTGAGGTGAATCACACAAACGAGCTGGTGACCGCACCCGCACTCTGGGAGATGATGGCCGATTCAACGAAGTTCGCCGCCGACACCAGCGGGTTGAGGACGGGAACCCCGAAGTACGCGCCGTCAGTGTTCAGCTCTGCGATCCCCTTGCTGAAGAAGGTGCAGGCGAAGTACACGGCATCTACGCCGTCCTCGGCGACAGCTGCCGCGGCCTGCCGTAAGCCGTCGGTGCGCAGCGCCTGAGTCATCGCGTCGAGGGTCAACTCACGCAGTCGATCTGGGTCGGCGGAAGTCAGGTGGTCGAGCACGTCGGGTTCCGGATGATTGGTTATCGGCACTCGGCGGAATGCGTACTCGCCCTCGTTCAAGCCGTTTTCGCGGGCCGTGGTCTGCCAGAAGTCTCCGCTGCCCAGCGACCGAAGACGCGATGCGTAGCTGTCCGGCAGCTGCCGGGCAAGAATTGCCAGTTTGCCGAACGCGCGCGACATGCGAATTGCCGCCTCGGTCGGAGCGGACACCGGAATGTCGACCGCCTCACGGACCACCTGCAGGCATGGGTCCCCCGAGCAGGCGATGACCACGCCGTCGAAGCCCTCCGCTTGTGCTCGCTGCGCGGCGGCGACCATCGTGGACTCAATTCCTGGGACTGGCCACGGAAGCGGGGGAGCGCCATCGCCCAGGTTGCGGACCTCGATCGTCGTATCGGGTCGGACTCGCGGTCCGACCACCTCCTCTGCCGGCGCATCCATGTAATCCATACCCCATGGGTTCAGTAACAGAATTCGCTGAGACATCGCACTCCCTTGTCAGACGCTCGTCGACTATTGGTCAGACTTGAGTCTCTTCCAGAGCGGCGTTATGCGCTCGCGCCTCGTGTCGGAAGTTTCTCCGGAACAACCCGACAGCTGTTCGAGTCGTTGAGATGGATCGAATCAGGTCGACGTCACGCTTCCTTGATGCCCAGAGCCCGCATCTTTCGATACAGCGTGGACCGCGCGATTCCCAGACGTTCCGCCGCGGCGAGTTTGTTGCCGCGAGAGTCGGCCAGCGCTGTCAGAATGACATCCCTTTCCGATCGCTGCAGCGTCGGGAGGGGCGCTCCGACAGCACGACGGTACTCGGGCGGAAGATCGGTGAGCCCGATGTCTCCGCCGAGAGAACGCAACCGAGCCGATTCGAGCGCGGCGCCCAGTTCGCGGACGTTGCCGGGCCAGGGCAGACCGCGAAGCGCCTGCATGGCGGCGGGCTGGATGCGCGGCGTCGGGGCCCCGTCCGGCTCTCGCAGCAGCGCGGTGACGATGTCCGGGATGTCCTCGGGGCGGTCACGCAGCGGAGGAAGTTCGAACCGCGCTCCGAAATGGTCCATGAGTCGAACCGCCTGATCGGCCAGGCCGGTGGTCTTGACCGTGGCGATCACGCGCGCGCTGCGGGGTCCGTCGAGAAGCGCGGAGAGAAGAGCGGTGTGACTGGGCGGGAGAACCTCGAGATGGCGGAGGATGACGGTTCCTGGTCCTTCGAGCGCGCGCCGGACCTGCACTGCCCAGTCCTGGTCGAGCGCCGCGAGAGCACACTCGAATACGGCCGCGTCGTCACCGGCCACGCGTGTTGCCAGTCGACTCTTACCCGTCCCGCCCTCGCCGGTGAGGACGACGTCACGACCCGCACGTGCAGCGGCGGTGACATCACCGATGACGCGTAGCCACGCGGCACTCCGTCCCGGCACCTCCGGGTCGGACATGTGTGTAGCCGACTTCCGGTGGGGCGACCCCACGGTGTCCCCGCGAAGCTCGATGAGCACTCCAGCTGCACCCTCTCGACCCTCGCCGACCATACGGCCTCTGGCCTGGACGACTGTTCCTCCGTGCAACTGCAATTCACCCACGAACTCGCAACGTTCGGTCGTCGACGAGGTCGCGAATTCCCACAGAAGCGCATGATCGTTCGCATCCAGAAGTGTTGCGGCCGCATTGTTGGTGATCAGGAAATCCTGATTGAGGCTGACGATCGCGGCCGACGTTCGGCGAGACGCCCCGAGGAATTCCTCCAGGAGCATTCGCTCCTGCAGTGAAGACCCGGCATACATGCGGGACTCGATGTCTCGGGCCGCGGAGAGCATGAGTGGGATCATCAGGTCGTGGGAGTGCCGGTACGAACTCGACACGTTCAGTACGCCCACCAATTTCTGAGTGAGCGGGTGCCGCAAGGGCGCCCCTACGCAGGTGAAGTCCTGGAAGTTGTCGCGGTAGTGCTCGGCACCAGCGATGGCGACGGGTGCGGCCGTCTCTATCACGCTGCCGATCCCGTTTGTGCCGATGTGTTCCTCGCTGTACACCGAGCCCGGCACGCAGAACACCTCGTCCAGGTAGCGGGAGTATGTGGGATCCGCGGCGCGGCGGTCTAAGATCCGAGCCTCGGAGTCCGCGAGAATGACGGCAGTTCCGCTGGGAAGCCGCTCCGCAAGCCAGTCGATGACTGGAGTTGCCGCGCTCATGAGCAGCCGATTGGCCCCGTCGAGGTGCGGAAGGAAGGGCACCTCGATCGCGTTCGGGGCGACCCCGCACAACTGCGACCGACGCCATGACGCCGCGATCTCGGGTCGAATGTCGCGGACCGGTGTATCGCCCGACAAGAACTCCTCGCGCGCCGTGCGGACAGCCCGCTCTCGATGGTCAAGGATCATGTAAAAGCCTCCACGTTCCCTGTGTGACCGAAGCCTCTATGACTTCACCTTTGTGACTTGAGTCAACCCTGAAGCGATGCGACACAACTGTCCCATATCGCTACACAGCCATCTGGTGGCGTCCCGAGCTGTCTCGTACTCGGACAGTTTCGAGCCCCTCGATTGAATCACGATTCTGAGTGATCACCGCCACAGGATCTGGCCGCGCCGACGCCCACCACACTGGCCGACACATGGCGGTCACTCGTCGGCCGAGATCAACGACCAATTTTGCACGCTGCATCGGATCGCCGAACGCAGCACCACCGATAGCTACAAAAGGAGTCACAGTGACAAACGCTGCACACGCCGCGGGAAGAAGGGACGACGTGGACGTCGAGGCCATCGTCATCGGAGCCGGCTTCGGCGGTCTCCGCTGCTTGCATGAGCTACGGTCCCGCGGACTCTCCACCAAGGTGCTCGAGAAGGGCACCGACGTCGGCGGAACCTGGTACTGGAACCGCTATCCCGGTGCACGCACGGACAGCGAGAGCTGGGTCTACTGCTACTCGTTCGACAAAGACCTACAGCAGGAGTGGGACTGGAAGGAACGCTTCCCCACCCAGGCGGAGGTCCAGGCTTATCTGAGTCACGTCGCGGATCGTCATGACATGCGCAAGGACATCGAATTCGGCGTCACGGTGGAAGCCGCGAAGTTCGACGAGGACACCCAGCTGTGGACCGTCACAGCCAGCACCGGCCAGACCTACACGTCCCGCTACGTCGTCGCAGCGACCGGACAGCTCGGCATCCAGCACTTCCCCTTCGGCGGCGTCGAGAACTTCAAAGGCGAGGCCCACCACTCGTCGAACTGGCCGAAAGAGGGCGTCGACTTCACCGGCAAGCGGGTCGCCGTCGTCGGTACCGGCGCCACGGCGATCCAGATCATTCCGCTCGTGGCCCAGGAAGCCGAGACCCTCACCGTCTTCCAGCGGACTCCGAACTTCGTGATGCCGGGTCGCAACTTCGCACTGACCGACTTGCACCGCAATGCGATCAAGCGAGATTACGACCGCGTGTGGGCCCAGGTCCGGGACCAGCCGTTCGGAATGGCGTTCGACCCGGTCAATCGGATCTCGGGCGACACCGAACCCGCCACTCGCGACCAGGTACTGCAGGCAGGCTGGGAATCAGGCGGATTCCGCTACATCTTCGAGACATTCGACGACCTCCTGACCGATCAGGAGTGCAACGATCTGGCTTCCGAATTCGTCCGCAACAAGATTCGGGCGATCGTCAAGGACCCGAAGACCGCCGAGCTGCTATGCCCGACGAACCACCCAGTCGGCGGTAAGCGGGTTCCCCTCGGGCACTTCTACTACGAGACGTTCAATCGCGACAACGTCACCCTCGTCGACGTCAACACGAACCCCATCGAGCAGTTCACCGAGAAGGGTTTGCAGACCGCTGAGGGCGAGCTGGAATTCGACATCGTCATCATCGCCACCGGATTCGACGCGGTGAGCGGGGCTCTCACGCACATGGACGTCCGCGGTCGCGGCGGTCAGACGATCGAGAACCGTTGGGCCGACGGCGCGGAGAGCTACATGGGGATAATGGTCGACGATTTCCCCAACTTCTTCACCATCCTCGGCCCCCAGGGCCCCTTTGCCAACAACCCGCCGGTCATCGAGCATCAGGCCGAGTGGATCGGCAAGGTGATCACGCTCTGCGAGGAGGATGGCCGCGTCGCCGAGGTGTCCCGCCAGACGGTAGACGACTGGTTCCGCGTCACGCAGGAGGCCTTCGATTCGACGGTCCTCGCCAAGGGCGAGGAAGCCCACAGCTGGTACCTCGGTGCCAACATCCCCGGCAAGGCACACAAGATCCTCTACTGGTTCGGCGGGGTGCCCGCCTATTTCGACATGCTCGAGGAGTCGGAGAGTCGCGGCTTCGATCTCGTCGACGCCCGATCGGCCGCCACCGTCAGCTGAGCCCCGGCCCGGCACCGTCGACGAGGCCGGTGCCGGGCCTCATTCGGGACCCATTGACTTACGCGCCGCTCGGCGCATCTGATTACAACGACGAATGGAGCAGAAATGGCGTATCTCGAGGTCGAGGACGGCAAGCACGTCTACTATGAGCACTTCGCCGGAGACAAAACCCCCGTGGTGTTGGTGCACTGCTGGGGGGGTACGACACGTCTGTGGAACACCGTGCTCGGCGCGCTTCTCGGGGCCGGACACGAGGTCCTGACACTCGATCACCGCGGTTGCGGGGAGTCCGACAAGGACTTCACCGACGCCTCGATCGGCGCCATCGCGTCCGATGTGGTGGCGCTTGTCGAAAAGTGCGGGCTCGTCAAGCCGATCCTCAACGGCTGGTCGCTCGGCGGCGCGGTAGTCATGGAGGCTGCATCGCGGCTGGGTGACAACCTCGGCGGCGTGGTCCTGACCGGTGCGGCGACGCCGCGATTCAGCCCGACCGGCGACTGGCCGTACGGCAACGATCGCCAGGGCACCGCGGACTCCCTCGCGCTGATGGC belongs to Gordonia sp. KTR9 and includes:
- a CDS encoding HpcH/HpaI aldolase family protein — its product is MKTSARERFDSVVDRGVRPLGAFVMTNDASTSAIFASSGYDFVIIDREHGMIDLTAAVNHVRAVESGGAVPLIRVLEPTAGALQQALDAGAHGIVIPKAEDTTEIERLVSATRYEPGGRGKCPQTPGAGFLATEWEVRAAHHNQNVLLIPLLETMAGIESAGQIAAIEGIDYLFFGPADLSQDLGLDMYADRDKIREIFIGVQSAIRPTGARIGAPVGFGLDEEADFLTIGSDVGHIRTKAVEGLSRFRPANQ
- the ribB gene encoding 3,4-dihydroxy-2-butanone-4-phosphate synthase, which translates into the protein MDINARSVGRVTGKNSTVDDAIRAFTAGELVIIVDDASRENEGDLVVAAEFATAAHLNTMINEGRGLVCVAADGSIIDRLNLPQMVESNSDSHGTAFTVSVDSVATGTGISAADRATTVRAIADPATQPAQLRRPGHIFPLRAVDGGVRVRRGHTEASVDLARLSGLTPAAAICEVLDDEGSAADGAYLRRLARRLDIPLITVAELVAHLDAPDHVEPPVGARLPTRYGTFSAVAHRDSSGTEHLALILGDLATVDAPLVRVHSECLTGDVLGSWRCDCGDQLDLALAEIGAAGVGAVLYVRGHEGRGIGLFEKIKAYALQDTGYDTVEANVLLGHPVDARDYGPAVDMLRMLELGRVRLLSNNPDKLTALERAGIEVELVPLRTPVRTDNRAYLETKTRLLGHGLDGPTGCAPAPEPPTRQFGTTDGDITALESTGHAKRKESA
- a CDS encoding flavin reductase family protein, coding for MTDLQEPVSTEVLRDVCGRWATGVAVVTGRDTDGSPLGMAVNSFTSLSLTPPLILFCPGLSSSTWPGIRATGRFAVNILGAEQAALAGAFARSGGPKFDGVELDSLPDGLPALRGAIARLVCDIEEIHPGGDHEIVVGRVTHTVQDERPPLLFYRGRTSPMTSS
- a CDS encoding pyruvate carboxylase — its product is MFDKILVANRGEIAVRAFRAAYELGAATVAVFPYEDRNSTHRLKADESYQIGAPGHPVRAYLSVEEIVAAARRSGSDAIYPGYGFLSENPDLSAACEAAGLTFIGPPTEVLELTGNKARAVAAAREAGLPVLASSAPSADVDELLAAAEAMSFPVFVKAVAGGGGRGMRRVAEAEELGEAIRAASREAESAFGDPTVFLEQAVINPRHIEVQILGDTQGNVIHLFERDCSLQRRHQKVIELAPAPNLSAELRAKICADAVAFARHIGYSCAGTVEFLLDERGQHVFIEMNPRIQVEHTVTEEITDVDLVQSQMRIASGETLADLGLSQDRLQIRGAALQCRITTEDPTNGFRPDTGRITAYRTPGGAGVRLDGGATLGAEVSAHFDSMLVKLTCRGRDFDTAVARARRAVAEFRIRGVATNVPFLQAVLDDPEFRAGRITTAFIEQRPELLTARVSADRGTKILTYLADVTVNRPHGEHPIAVDPRDKLPALTRPGPASPPAGSRQRLLTLGPEGFAADLRARPQLGITDTTFRDAHQSLLATRVRTSDLLAVAPYVAASTPELLSVECWGGATYDVALRFLKEDPWERLAALREAIPNICLQMLLRGANTVGYTPYPTSVTTAFVDEAAATGVDIFRIFDALNNVEAMRPAIDAVRATGTGVAEVAMSYTGDLADPGENLYTLDYYLRLAEDIVSAGAHILAIKDMAGLLRAPAATRLVSALRREFDLPIHVHTHDTPGGQLATYLAAWEAGADAVDGASAPLAGTTSQPSLSAIVAATAHTPRDSGLDLAAVCDLEPYWESVRKVYAPFESGLPAPTGRVYHHEIPGGQLSNLRQQAIALGLGDRFEAIEHAYAAADRMLGRLIKVTPSSKVVGDLALALVGGGISAAGFAENPSAYDIPDSVVGFLRGELGDPAGGWPEPLRTRALEGRAAASQVNTLSDADEQTLRQPGRDRQELLNRLLFPAPTSEFEQHRNTYGDTSLLSTAQFFYGLRYGEEHSVELEPGVDLLTGLEAVSEPDDHGMRTVMAILNGQLRPVQVRDRAVGVEIPAAEKAEPGNDLHVAAPFAGVVTVAVAVGDDVEPGTTIATIEAMKMEAAITTRKGGTVARVAITSTAQVEAGDLVIELS
- a CDS encoding nitroreductase; protein product: MARHLEVAEDDTDLTRPFQTLVRERRSYRSFLPEPVDEETLREALADASWSPSNCNTQPWEVHIVSGAARDRLVAALLEAEEKSPPTPDFTFDASAYQGALGERRQAQGASYHEALGVERKDYKKRRSVSVQNLHFFGAPHAAFLFMPAVGDSVRVASDVGMFAQTFLLALAARGLSGVPQTTLGMFADTVREELGISDESKLLFGISFGRPDPNAPAYRYRIGREPVENIVTVHTG